Proteins co-encoded in one Candidatus Thiodictyon syntrophicum genomic window:
- a CDS encoding SIR2 family NAD-dependent protein deacylase has protein sequence MRNVPDPNIVVRIAQTLRRARRLLFITGAGISADSGLPTYRGIGGLYNNQLTAEQVPIETALSGAMLAANPAITWKYLHQIEESCRGAQFNDAHAIIAQWQEQFEVWVLSQNIDGFHRAAGSRNLIEIHGDIHDLFCTRCDYETSVPDYAGLRLPPTCPRCHAPVRPRVVLFGENLPPAAIAQLYRELERGFDLVFSIGTTSVFPYIAGPVVQASRRGVPTVEINPADTTVTDVVDYKLAAGAAVSLRAIHEAYLKAASR, from the coding sequence ATGCGCAATGTACCTGATCCCAACATCGTCGTGCGCATCGCGCAGACCCTGCGCCGCGCCCGCCGCCTGCTGTTCATCACCGGCGCCGGCATCTCGGCCGACTCCGGCCTGCCGACCTATCGCGGTATCGGCGGCTTGTACAACAACCAATTGACCGCGGAGCAGGTGCCGATCGAGACCGCGCTGTCCGGGGCGATGCTGGCGGCCAATCCGGCCATCACCTGGAAATATCTGCATCAGATCGAGGAGAGCTGCCGCGGGGCCCAGTTCAACGACGCCCATGCCATCATCGCGCAGTGGCAGGAGCAGTTCGAGGTCTGGGTGCTGAGCCAGAACATCGACGGCTTCCACCGCGCCGCCGGCAGCCGCAATCTGATCGAGATCCACGGCGATATTCACGACCTGTTCTGCACCCGCTGCGACTATGAGACCAGCGTGCCGGATTATGCCGGGCTCAGGCTGCCGCCGACCTGCCCGCGCTGTCATGCGCCGGTGCGCCCGCGGGTGGTGCTGTTCGGCGAGAACCTGCCGCCCGCGGCGATTGCGCAGTTGTATCGGGAACTGGAGCGGGGCTTCGATCTGGTGTTCAGCATCGGCACGACCAGCGTCTTCCCCTACATCGCGGGACCGGTCGTGCAGGCAAGCCGGCGGGGCGTCCCGACCGTGGAGATCAATCCCGCCGACACGACCGTCACCGACGTCGTCGACTACAAGCTCGCCGCGGGCGCGGCGGTCAGTCTGCGGGCGATTCACGAGGCGTATCTCAAGGCCGCGTCCCGGTAA
- a CDS encoding chemotaxis protein CheW: MGADTGDTGNAAQPGSAAHQPGPPLPADPPTPAATLDAILDQRTHDGGAGVAVAAVTAQWVVFCIGERPFALPGRQVLEILQTPPIHFVPGCPPALEGVIEVRGTIWSVLRLDELLETAPGPVTRRNAILLGRAAAMQSGLRVDAVDDVLDLAPDAILAPPPDLPGRLPGLVTGVFQHRARAVLALDLERLFTVWRDGP; encoded by the coding sequence ATGGGCGCTGACACCGGGGACACCGGGAACGCCGCGCAGCCGGGGAGCGCCGCGCACCAGCCCGGCCCGCCCCTCCCCGCAGATCCGCCCACCCCAGCCGCGACCTTGGACGCCATCCTCGACCAACGCACCCATGACGGGGGGGCAGGTGTCGCCGTCGCCGCCGTCACCGCGCAGTGGGTCGTCTTCTGCATCGGTGAGCGACCCTTCGCCTTACCCGGTCGGCAGGTGCTCGAGATCCTGCAGACGCCGCCCATCCATTTCGTCCCGGGCTGTCCGCCGGCCCTGGAAGGGGTGATCGAGGTCCGCGGCACCATCTGGTCGGTGCTGCGGCTCGACGAACTGCTGGAGACCGCACCCGGACCCGTCACCCGCCGCAACGCGATCCTGCTCGGGCGCGCCGCCGCGATGCAGAGCGGCCTGCGGGTGGATGCGGTGGACGATGTGCTCGACCTTGCCCCCGACGCCATCCTGGCCCCGCCCCCCGACCTTCCCGGACGCCTGCCGGGGCTCGTCACCGGGGTCTTCCAACACCGCGCCCGCGCGGTCCTGGCCCTGGACCTGGAGCGCCTGTTCACGGTTTGGCGCGACGGACCATGA
- a CDS encoding diguanylate cyclase encodes MAPVPPETFKARKARLRAAFLEQLPQRLHAARALLTAPPTDAGDRAGLVQLHLALHTVKGSAASFGLTAISELAREGDDLLQATLTADAPPPPGLSAALAAVLERLEALALGPAAPADQAEHFSFEPLSAPLAPAPGAAAQAPRPTTDGAAEPGTQRRDKLVYLCDDDGDLAQQLCAQLACFGYPVTALTSLEQMRAAVRAHPPAAIIMDVMFPEGEHAGPAALAALSAATGQSIPSLYISCRDDFQARLQAVKAGGSAYCTKPVKTTEMVEFLDTLTNRELATPFHVLVVDDEPNIASLHALILEEAGMTTAVATDPAQVVTLLKGFNADLVLMDMYMPECSGPELARVLRQMPGHVSLPIIFLSSETDRERQFKALEVGADGFLTKPVEPRRLVAEVSLRAERMRTLHALMVRDGLTGLFNHNTIMQFLELGVANARRDGRPMCFAMIDVDRFKRVNDTYGHPAGDQVLMALSRGLRMRLRESDVVGRYGGEEFAVVLPGVDEHQARVILDALRTSFAEVLFYAGDATFTCTFSAGVAAFPRFAGADTLVEAADLALYRAKRGGRDRVELATAADFAPGGREGADGR; translated from the coding sequence ATGGCACCAGTCCCACCGGAAACCTTCAAGGCGCGCAAGGCCCGGCTGCGAGCCGCCTTCCTGGAGCAGTTGCCCCAGCGCCTGCACGCCGCGCGCGCCCTGTTGACGGCGCCGCCGACCGACGCCGGGGACCGGGCGGGCCTGGTGCAGTTGCACCTGGCGCTGCACACCGTCAAGGGCAGCGCCGCCTCCTTCGGTCTGACGGCGATCAGCGAGTTGGCACGGGAGGGCGATGATCTGCTCCAAGCCACCCTGACCGCCGACGCCCCGCCCCCGCCGGGGCTCAGCGCGGCCCTGGCCGCGGTCCTGGAGCGTCTGGAGGCGCTGGCGCTCGGACCCGCGGCTCCCGCTGATCAGGCCGAGCACTTCAGCTTCGAGCCGCTGTCGGCGCCGCTCGCGCCGGCCCCGGGGGCCGCGGCCCAGGCGCCGCGGCCGACCACGGACGGGGCAGCCGAGCCGGGCACCCAGCGGCGGGACAAGCTGGTCTATCTGTGCGACGACGACGGCGATCTGGCCCAGCAGTTGTGCGCCCAACTGGCGTGCTTCGGCTACCCGGTCACGGCCCTGACCAGCCTGGAGCAGATGCGCGCGGCGGTGCGCGCGCACCCGCCCGCCGCGATCATCATGGATGTCATGTTCCCCGAGGGCGAGCACGCCGGTCCCGCGGCACTCGCGGCCCTGAGCGCCGCGACCGGGCAGTCCATCCCGAGCCTCTATATCTCCTGTCGGGACGACTTCCAGGCGCGCCTGCAGGCGGTCAAGGCCGGCGGCAGCGCCTACTGCACCAAGCCGGTCAAGACCACCGAGATGGTCGAGTTTCTGGACACCCTGACCAATCGGGAGCTGGCGACCCCCTTCCACGTCCTGGTCGTCGACGACGAGCCGAACATCGCCTCCCTGCACGCCCTGATCCTGGAGGAGGCGGGCATGACCACGGCCGTTGCCACCGACCCCGCGCAGGTCGTCACCCTGCTCAAGGGGTTCAATGCGGACCTGGTGCTGATGGACATGTATATGCCGGAGTGCTCCGGGCCCGAGCTGGCGCGGGTGCTGCGCCAGATGCCGGGGCATGTGAGTCTGCCCATCATCTTCCTGTCCTCCGAGACCGATCGGGAGCGCCAGTTCAAGGCCCTGGAGGTCGGTGCGGACGGCTTCCTGACCAAGCCGGTGGAGCCGCGCCGGCTGGTCGCCGAGGTCAGCCTGCGGGCCGAGCGGATGCGCACCCTGCACGCCTTGATGGTGCGTGACGGGCTCACGGGGCTATTCAATCACAACACGATCATGCAGTTCCTGGAGCTGGGCGTGGCCAACGCCCGGCGCGACGGGCGCCCCATGTGCTTTGCCATGATCGACGTGGACCGCTTCAAGCGGGTCAACGACACCTACGGCCATCCGGCCGGCGATCAGGTCCTGATGGCGCTCAGCCGGGGCCTGCGGATGCGCCTGCGCGAGTCCGACGTGGTCGGGCGCTACGGCGGGGAGGAGTTCGCGGTGGTCCTGCCCGGGGTCGACGAGCACCAGGCCCGGGTCATCCTCGATGCCCTGCGCACGAGCTTCGCCGAGGTCTTGTTCTACGCCGGGGACGCCACCTTCACCTGCACCTTCAGCGCCGGGGTGGCCGCCTTTCCCCGCTTTGCCGGTGCCGACACCCTGGTCGAGGCGGCGGATCTCGCGCTGTACCGGGCCAAGCGGGGCGGGCGCGACCGGGTCGAGCTCGCCACCGCCGCGGATTTCGCGCCGGGTGGGCGGGAGGGTGCGGATGGGCGCTGA
- a CDS encoding response regulator — protein sequence MNILIVDDDPLAGELVAALLEDLGHACRWVENGLEALERLAADAGITLVISDLNMPLISGLDLFGELRERGHMQPFILLTGDDPAPIAARTPGLCAVLMKDEALEESLPALVEGLARRGV from the coding sequence TTGAACATACTGATCGTCGATGATGATCCGCTGGCCGGCGAGTTGGTCGCGGCCCTGCTCGAGGACCTGGGCCACGCCTGCCGCTGGGTCGAGAACGGACTTGAGGCCCTGGAGCGACTGGCCGCGGACGCCGGGATTACGCTGGTGATCTCGGATCTCAATATGCCCCTGATCAGCGGCCTAGACCTGTTCGGGGAACTGCGCGAGCGCGGTCACATGCAGCCCTTCATCCTCCTGACCGGGGACGACCCCGCGCCCATCGCGGCCCGGACGCCGGGGCTCTGCGCGGTGCTGATGAAGGACGAGGCACTGGAGGAGTCGCTCCCCGCCCTGGTGGAGGGGCTGGCGCGGCGCGGCGTGTAG